A genomic region of Ictidomys tridecemlineatus isolate mIctTri1 chromosome 10, mIctTri1.hap1, whole genome shotgun sequence contains the following coding sequences:
- the Emp2 gene encoding epithelial membrane protein 2 isoform X1 — MLVLLAFIIIFHITSAALLFVATIDNAWWVGEDFYADVWRVCTNGTNCTEIGDHFEGYATLQAVQATMILSTTLCCIAFFIFLLQLFRLKQGARSVCDDRGCHLHRPAPGPSRQQPALLLPDVGGQVRLRLHPGLGGLRLHLHQRHHVPDSEEAQVAPGASTLPAPQSPHSDNRFVYNRFLWFF, encoded by the exons TGGTGCTCCTTGCCTTCATCATCATCTTCCACATCACCTCCGCAGCCCTGCTGTTTGTGGCCACCATCGACAAC GCCTGGTGGGTGGGAGAGGATTTCTACGCCGACGTCTGGAGAGTGTGCACAAATGGCACCAACTGTACGGAAATCGGTGACCACTTTGAAG GCTACGCCACGCTGCAGGCGGTGCAGGCCACCATGATCCTGTCCACCACCCTCTGCTGCATCGCCTTCTTCATCTTCCTGCTCCAGCTCTTCCGCCTCAAGCAGGGAGCGAG GTCTGTGTGTGATGATCGCGGCTGCCATCTACACAGACCGGCGCCAGGACCTTCACGACAACAACCCGCGTTACTACTCCCTGACGTCGGAGGGCAGGTACGGCTACGCCTTCATCCTGGCCTGGGTGGCCTTCGCCTTCACCTTCATCAGCGGCATCATGTACCTGATTCTGAGGAAGCGCAAGTAGCCCCCGGCGCCAGCACCCTCCCTGCACCTCAGAGTCCACACTCAGATAACCGTTTTGTATATAATCGTTTTTTGTGGTTTTTCTAG
- the Emp2 gene encoding epithelial membrane protein 2 isoform X2: MLVLLAFIIIFHITSAALLFVATIDNAWWVGEDFYADVWRVCTNGTNCTEIGDHFEGYATLQAVQATMILSTTLCCIAFFIFLLQLFRLKQGARFVLTSIIQLLSCLCVMIAAAIYTDRRQDLHDNNPRYYSLTSEGRYGYAFILAWVAFAFTFISGIMYLILRKRK, translated from the exons TGGTGCTCCTTGCCTTCATCATCATCTTCCACATCACCTCCGCAGCCCTGCTGTTTGTGGCCACCATCGACAAC GCCTGGTGGGTGGGAGAGGATTTCTACGCCGACGTCTGGAGAGTGTGCACAAATGGCACCAACTGTACGGAAATCGGTGACCACTTTGAAG GCTACGCCACGCTGCAGGCGGTGCAGGCCACCATGATCCTGTCCACCACCCTCTGCTGCATCGCCTTCTTCATCTTCCTGCTCCAGCTCTTCCGCCTCAAGCAGGGAGCGAGGTTCGTGCTGACCTCCATCATCCAGCTGCTGTCGT GTCTGTGTGTGATGATCGCGGCTGCCATCTACACAGACCGGCGCCAGGACCTTCACGACAACAACCCGCGTTACTACTCCCTGACGTCGGAGGGCAGGTACGGCTACGCCTTCATCCTGGCCTGGGTGGCCTTCGCCTTCACCTTCATCAGCGGCATCATGTACCTGATTCTGAGGAAGCGCAAGTAG